The Ignavibacteria bacterium genome contains the following window.
CAAATCTCGAGTTGCTCGTTTGCAGCCGCCCTGAATGTATCGGCTGCTGCTATGATAACACTATAACCGTTTTTAATAAAATTATGTGATATTTTTCCGATTGAAGTTGTTTTCCCTGTCCCATTTACGCCTGCGATCAAAATTACAAATGGAGTTTTAACATTTTTCAAATTAAATTCTTGATAATTAAAATAATCTGATCCATTTTCGGCATCATTGAGGATTTTTAGTAATTCGTTTTTTACACTTTTGAAAAATAAATCATTAACATTTTTAAAATTGTCTTTGGCATTCGATAAGATTCGTTCTGTGGCTCCCACTCCAACATCGGCAGAAAGCAGGGCTTCCTCTATTTTCTCAAAAGTTTGATCATCGATTGATGGAGAAATCCTGATGATCTCTTCAATTTTCGAAATTAGAGAATTTTTTGTTTTAGTAAGACCGCCTTTCAGTTTATCAAAGCTAATTTTTGAGAGGAAGTTCATTCAATATTATGTTTTGTATAAAAATAATTTGTTCTTGCATAAACCACTAAACTAATTACAACAAAGATCGATGTCAGAATAATAAATCCATCAAAGATTAAGTTTCCTGTTTCAATTCCAAACAACGCAAGAAGAAATGAAACACCTGTCATTGTAACGGTAAATTTTCCAATAAAATTTGATGCTGCGACTTTATCCACTTTACTCATGAATAATAAACTGAATAATATTATAATTAAATCTCTCGATATCACAAGGGCTGCAAACCATGTTGGAATGGCTCCATTCAGTACTAAGCCTATTCCAAAAACTGCTACTATTAATTTATCAGCAAGTGGATCAAGTATTTTACCGAGTTCAGTGATTTCATTGAATCTCCTTGCAAGATAACCATCTAAATTATCGAGCAAGGCAGCAATAATACCTATTAAAATCAAAGGAATTCGATTAATTTCAAAATCTTGAAATAAAATAATTGAAGGTATTAAAAGTAAAATTCTAGCAGAGCTAATTAAATTTGGTATTTTTATAAATTCAGAAAAATTAATTTTTACCATATTTGAATATTCTAAACTTCATGTTCGTTTTTTTTGAAATTCTCGTCAACTGGAATTGGGTAATCACCATTGAAACAAGCTGTGCAATAATATTCAGGTGATTGCTCCGGCACCGAGTTCAACATTCCTTGAAATGATAAATATTGAAGTGTGTTGACTTCGATTTCTTCTTTAATTAAAGTAATGTCACCATTAAATTGATTTGCAACGAGTTCCTCCCGACTAGGAAAGTCCATTCCGTAATGACATGGATACAAGATCGGAGGTGAAGAAATCCTTAAATGAATTTTTTCAGGTCCTGCTTCTCGAAGCAATTTAACTAACATCTTTGAGGTCGTTCCTCTCACAATTGAATCGTCTACTACAACAACTTCTTGATTTTGCAGTACACCTTTAACTGTATTGAATTTAATTCTTGTTGCCAACTCTCGCTTATCTTGACCAGGCTGAATGAATGTCCTCCCTACATAATGACTTCTAATCAATCCTATCTCTAGTTTTGAATCAATTCCCTGTTTCCGTAACTGAGATTGATAACCTATTGCAATCGTATTTGATGAATCTGGCACACTTATTACGGATACTTTTTCATCTTTTGCCACTACAGGACTTTCAAGGGCTAAATTCTTCCCAAGTTTTCTTCGGACTTTATCAACATTTTCACCAAAGATTGCACTATCTGGTCGCGAGAAATAAATAAATTCAAAAATACATTTCTTCGGAAGATCAGAAATTTCATCAAGCCAAAAGCTTTCCACTTGTCTTGATTTAACTGAGTCATGATTTATAACTAGAATTTCGCCAGGTTGCACATCTCGGATGGATTTGGCTCCAATCAAATCGAATGCACAAGTTTCTGAAGCTACTACATAGGAGTTGTCAAGCTCACCTAAAACTAATGGCCGAATGCCGTATCCATCTCTTGCAGCAATCAAAGCATTATCAGTCAGAATGACCAAAGAGAAAGCACCTTTAATTTTATCAAGAGCATCTTTAATCTGAGCAATCTGCGTTTCTTTCTGGCTTCTCGAGATAAGATGAAGAATTACTTCAGTATCACTTGATGATCTAAAGATTGAGCCGCTGTCTTCTAATTCTTTTCTCAATGATTTGGCATTTGTGAGGTTACCATTATGTGAAACTGCTAAATTCCCGAGTTTGTATTTAACATTGAATGGCTGAATATTTTCAAGGTAATCAGAACCTGTGGTAGAATAACGATTATGTCCAATCGACGAGTTTCCAACTAAATTCGATTTGAAAATTTTTTCATCATGAAAAACTTCTGAGACTAATCCTCTCCCATTAATCGAGTGAAATACTTTACGTGAATCAGAAAGACTTTCGCACGATGTGATACCACAAGCTTCTTGACCTCGGTGCTGAAGTGCTAGCAATCCGTAGTAAGTCAGTGTTGCAGAAAGTTGGGTGCCAAAAACACCAAAAATTCCGCAGTTACTTTTTGGTTTATCAAGATCTAAATCACTATAATGCATTCTGGAAAAAATTGGTTAGATTGATCGTAGTCGGAACGGCGGGATTTGAACCCGCGACCCCCACTACCCCAAAGTGGTGCGCTAGCCGGGCTGCGCCACGTTCCGCTATAATTTTATATAGATATCTTGAAGTAATTCCTTTACGTCTCTTAAATCATTAATGATATTTGAATCAGTAATTTTATTGACTGTCTCTTCACCTGAAATGCCTGCTTCGACCTGATCTTCGAGCAATCTCTCACCCTCTTCTGGATTGTAGGTTGTCAATATTTGTTTTGCACCATCAATTGTATATTTTTCATCTCGGAGAAGCTTTTTAACAAAAAGTATAAGTTGAATATCTCTGTTTGTATAAATGCGGTTACCGGCGCGATTCTTCTGAGGTTTAAGTTGTTCGAATTCGTTTTCCCAGTACCTTAATACATACTGTTCTAAACCGGTTATTTTACTTACTTCGCTAATTGAATAATATAACTTCTTGATTGATAAGTCTTTCATAGACTTCCTTAAAAAATCACATCAAATATACAAAATAAAATTCCATTATCAAATGTACTGTAATTATGATCTCACATTGGTTATCAATAGATTCTAACGTGATATATACACAGTATTAAACTAAACAAGTATTGATTTTAGTAATGGGAGCATTTGTTATGCTGTTTCATCGGTTTTCACAATTGAAAACTCGATTCAATTTTCTTCAATCATTTCACGGATTTTTGGATTAACGTAAATATCCTCTATACCGATTTCCTTTAGAGCCAGGGCGAGAACATTTGCTTTTCTTTTTTGTGATGCACTTTTATTGATCACAATTACCTTTTCGGTTTTTAAAACACAATATCCTCCATTAAAATCCCCCTTTTCGAATCGAATCCTAATACCCTGCGTATCAGCAACAGCTCTTAATTCTTGAATTAGAGCTTCATATTCTTTTTCTTTGGCTCTTATCATTGCGGACGTTTAAGGGGTTGAAAAATAGCTAACCAAATTGTAGTAAAATATGCAAAGAATGAAATTGCAGGAAGTCCGCTTAATGCTCCGACACGTTGAATCAATAAACTCATCCCTTGATTCAAATCAAAACCTTGCTTGTGCACCAATAAAACAAATTGAAAGTCTATATTCATTAAGAAAATTTCTACCGGTAAAAAAATACCAAAAATAACTGTACACATAAAAAACCAGCCATTCTCCTTAAAACTGATCTTTGAATCGATAATCAACATTATATAAAAAATTATAAACAAAATGTATGCAGCAAGTATATAAACTGTTACTCCACCAATTATCAAAAGAGTTTGGGCAATTGATTCA
Protein-coding sequences here:
- the ftsY gene encoding signal recognition particle-docking protein FtsY: MNFLSKISFDKLKGGLTKTKNSLISKIEEIIRISPSIDDQTFEKIEEALLSADVGVGATERILSNAKDNFKNVNDLFFKSVKNELLKILNDAENGSDYFNYQEFNLKNVKTPFVILIAGVNGTGKTTSIGKISHNFIKNGYSVIIAAADTFRAAANEQLEIWAKRSGARIVQQKQGADPGAVVYEALSFAETNKIDIVLVDTAGRLHTKSPLMMELKKIQNVIYKKLNRSADETFLIIDASTGQNAIHQINEFSKFIDTTGIILTKLDGTAKGGIIFQICNDKKIPVRYIGVGEGIEDLQPFDPKTFVDALFSN
- a CDS encoding amidophosphoribosyltransferase, which codes for MHYSDLDLDKPKSNCGIFGVFGTQLSATLTYYGLLALQHRGQEACGITSCESLSDSRKVFHSINGRGLVSEVFHDEKIFKSNLVGNSSIGHNRYSTTGSDYLENIQPFNVKYKLGNLAVSHNGNLTNAKSLRKELEDSGSIFRSSSDTEVILHLISRSQKETQIAQIKDALDKIKGAFSLVILTDNALIAARDGYGIRPLVLGELDNSYVVASETCAFDLIGAKSIRDVQPGEILVINHDSVKSRQVESFWLDEISDLPKKCIFEFIYFSRPDSAIFGENVDKVRRKLGKNLALESPVVAKDEKVSVISVPDSSNTIAIGYQSQLRKQGIDSKLEIGLIRSHYVGRTFIQPGQDKRELATRIKFNTVKGVLQNQEVVVVDDSIVRGTTSKMLVKLLREAGPEKIHLRISSPPILYPCHYGMDFPSREELVANQFNGDITLIKEEIEVNTLQYLSFQGMLNSVPEQSPEYYCTACFNGDYPIPVDENFKKNEHEV
- a CDS encoding MerR family transcriptional regulator codes for the protein MKDLSIKKLYYSISEVSKITGLEQYVLRYWENEFEQLKPQKNRAGNRIYTNRDIQLILFVKKLLRDEKYTIDGAKQILTTYNPEEGERLLEDQVEAGISGEETVNKITDSNIINDLRDVKELLQDIYIKL